One genomic segment of Sminthopsis crassicaudata isolate SCR6 chromosome 2, ASM4859323v1, whole genome shotgun sequence includes these proteins:
- the MAN2C1 gene encoding alpha-mannosidase 2C1 isoform X4, with protein MKFTFSGRVMEKAYCGGMGNQSSLTLYVETACNGLFGAGKGSMIAPPDNEKKFNVTRADMAVFHRDVYDLMMDMEVLLGMAKCLGEGSQRSFQTLYTANQMVNVCDPTDPGTFSTARSLASGIFRQRNGDSQHTIHAIGHCHIDSAWLWPYKETIRKCARSWSSVIQLMEKNPQFTFACSQAQQYEWVKRYYPSLYSRIKEYVRAGQFIPVGGTWVEMDGNLPSGESMVRQFLQGQNFFLQEFGKVCSEFWLPDTFGYSAQLPQIMRGCGIQRFLTQKLSWNLVNSFPHHTFFWKGIDGSRVLAHFPPGDSYGMEGRVEEVLKTMNNNKDKGRVNHSAFLYGFGDGGGGPTQIMLDRLERMKDTDGLPRVYFSTPDRFFSLLERDTGQLCTWVGELFLELHNGSYTTHAQIKKENRDCEQILHDVELLSSLALTRSEIFQYPSAELQHLWRLLLLNQFHDVLPGSCIQQVVDDALTYYGEIRNSGSRLLNAAIWSLFGGELSSRDPSLPRNFLIFNTLSWERTEVVALPGANGAENLVLVTVPSMGYTQAPAPAPPPHAVRVVQEADGSVTLENGIIRAHLDSMGHLNSLVLVSSDRETVPRGVFGNQFVMFDDIPLYWDAWDVMDYHLETRKPVTKLDQALEVGIPGGLRGSVHFSLQLSNRSILTQEIVLDAASPYLQFHTEVDWYESHKFLKVEFPVWAQTTNATYEIQFGHIQRPTHYNTSWDWARFEVWAHRWMDLSEHGFGMALLNNSKYGASVRNNILSLSLLRAPKSPDANADMGHHQFTYAIMPHMGTFQDSGVIQAAYNLNFPLHVIPTGPVLYRPWSAFSVSSSAVVLETVKQAEAGLHPCALVLRMYEAHGSHVDLWLQTSLPVQEAVICDLLERPDHRQRLTLESSRLKLSFSPFQVVSLLLVLQSRSP; from the exons ATGAAATTCACTTTCTCTGGGAGAGTGATGGAGAAAGCCTATTGTGGAGGAATGGGGAACCAGTCCAG CCTGACTCTGTATGTAGAAACTGCCTGCAATGGGCTCTTTGGGGCCGGAAAAGGCAGCATGATTGCACCACCTGACAATGAGAAGAAATTCAATGTGACCCGGGCTGATATGGCAGTGTTCCACCGGGATGTTTATGACCTGATGATGGATATGGAAGTCCTCCTGGGCATGGCCAAG TGCCTTGGGGAGGGCAGCCAGCGGAGTTTCCAGACCCTCTACACAGCCAACCAGATGGTGAACGTGTGTGACCCAACTGACCCTGGTACCTTTTCGACAGCCCGTTCCCTGGCATCGGGTATCTTCCGCCAGCGCAATGGGGACAGCCAGCACACCATCCATGCTATAGGGCACTGCCACATTGACTCAG CTTGGCTCTGGCCCTATAAGGAGACAATCCGGAAATGTGCTCGTAGTTGGTCATCAGTCATTCAACTCATGGAGAAGAATCCACAGTTCACATTTGCTTGCTCTCAG GCACAACAGTACGAGTGGGTGAAGAGGTACTACCCAAGCTTATATTCCCGAATCAAGGAATATGTCCGGGCAGGACAGTTTATTCCAGTGGGTGGCACCTGGGTTGAGATG GATGGGAACCTTCCCAGTGGAGAATCTATGGTGAGGCAGTTCCTTCAAGGACAGAACTTCTTCCTTCAAGAATTTGGAAAAGTGTGTTCTGAG TTCTGGCTTCCCGACACATTTGGATATTCGGCCCAGCTCCCCCAGATCATGCGTGGCTGTGGCATCCAGCGCTTCCTGACGCAGAAGCTGAGCTGGAACTTGGTGAACTCCTTCCCT CATCATACCTTCTTCTGGAAAGGAATTGATGGTTCCCGGGTATTGGCCCACTTTCCTCCTGGAGATTCTTATGGGATGGAGGGCCGTGTAGAAGAG GTGCTGAAGACTATGAACAACAACAAGGACAAGGGAAGGGTGAACCACAGTGCCTTCCTCTATGGTTTTGGGGATGGGGGTGGCGGCCCCACCCAGATCATGCTAGACCGACTGGAACGGATGAAGGATACGGATGGACTGCCCAG GGTGTATTTCTCTACCCCAGATCGGTTTTTCTCTTTATTGGAGAGGGATACGGGTCAGCTTTGCACTTGGGTAGGGGAATTGTTCCTGGAACTTCACAATGGCTCCTATACTACCCATGCTCAA ATCAAGAAGGAGAATCGGGACTGTGAACAGATCCTGCATGATGTGGAACTCTTGAGCAGCCTGGCTTTGACACGCAGTGAAATTTTCCAGTATCCCTCTGCTGAATTGCAGCACCTCTGGAG GCTCTTGCTCCTCAACCAGTTCCACGATGTGCTTCCCGGAAGCTGTATCCAGCAGGTGGTGGATGATGCTCTGACCTACTATGGAG AGATTCGAAACAGTGGCTCCCGCCTTCTGAATGCTGCAATTTGGTCTCTGTTTGGAGGAGAGCTAAGCTCTCGCGACCCGAGCCTGCCACGCAACTTCCTCATCTTCAATACCCTTTCCTGGGAGCGTACCGAGGTGGTGGCCCTGCCAGGAGCCAATGGCGCTGAAAACCTGG TGCTGGTGACAGTGCCAAGTATGGGCTACACCCAAGCCCCCGCTCCTGCCCCTCCTCCTCATGCCGTCAGAGTGGTCCAGGAG GCCGATGGCTCCGTGACACTGGAGAATGGCATTATCCGAGCACACCTGGACTCCATGGGCCATTTAAACTCCTTGGTTTTGGTTTCCTCAGACAG GGAAACTGTCCCCCGAGGTGTCTTTGGCAACCAGTTTGTGATGTTTGATGACATTCCCTTGTACTGGGATGCCTGGGATGTGATGGATTATCATCTGGAGACCAG GAAGCCAGTCACAAAGCTGGACCAAGCCCTTGAGGTGGGGATCCCAGGAGGCCTTCGTGGCAGTGTCCATTTCTCCCTGCAGCTCAGTAACCGAAGCATCCTGACACAAGAAATTGTGCTGGATGCTGCCTCTCCATATCTCCAGTTTCATACTGAG GTGGACTGGTATGAGTCTCACAAGTTCTTAAAGGTGGAGTTCCCTGTGTGGGCCCAGACCACCAATGCCACCTACGAGATCCAGTTTGGGCATATCCAGAGACCAACACATTATAATACCTCTTGGGACTGGGCTCGATTTGAG GTGTGGGCCCATCGATGGATGGATCTATCAGAACATGGCTTTGGAATGGCGCTTCTCAACAACAGCAAGTATGGGGCCTCTGTTCGGAACAACATCCTCAGCCTCTCCCT CTTACGGGCGCCCAAATCCCCGGATGCCAATGCGGACATGGGCCATCATCAGTTTACCTATGCAATAATGCCACACATGG GAACATTCCAGGATTCTGGAGTCATCCAAGCTGCCTACAATCTCAATTTCCCCCTCCACGTTATACCCACCGGGCCAGTCCTGTACCGGCCTTGGAGTGCTTTTTCTGTCTCATCATCTGCCGTAGTGTTAGAGACTGTGAAACAG GCTGAGGCGGGACTGCACCCCTGTGCCCTAGTGCTGCGAATGTACGAGGCACACGGCAGCCACGTGGACTTATGGTTGCAAACATCGCTCCCTGTACAAGAAGCTGTCAT TTGTGATCTTCTGGAACGCCCTGACCACCGGCAGCGCCTGACCCTCGAGAGCTCCCGCCTGAagctctccttctcccccttccaaGTGGTTTCTCTGCTCCTTGTGTTGCAGTCCCGAAGCCCCTGA